In Triticum urartu cultivar G1812 chromosome 6, Tu2.1, whole genome shotgun sequence, the following proteins share a genomic window:
- the LOC125513636 gene encoding uncharacterized protein LOC125513636, whose protein sequence is MLRLHGCILVRLLSSPATSQGPPLHRPLSAAAAPGVSPNPSLVVDDYLVSTCGLTRPQALKASAKLSHLKSPSKPDVVLAFLAGLGLCGADVAALVAKDPLFLCAKVEKTLAPVVVGLTGLGLSRTEIVRLVALSFAHFCSRSIVSKLRYYLLLFGSSENLFRVLKQGYLAGADIEGMVKPNVALLRQCGLDDCNITKLSLRARGVLSNKPERVRAMVACAEGLGMPRGSGMFRHTLDAVRFLSKEKIAAKVAYLNKMFRWSDAEVSIVVRNALCLLRKSKELLQRRSDFLISEVGLEPTYIAQRSVIINYKLEGWIKPRYYVVKFLMENGLLKCNPGYCYTAFKVREKVFMEKFISPHTEVAPHLAEDYATACEGVVPARFRFT, encoded by the coding sequence atgctCCGCCTCCATGGCTGCATCCTCGTGCGGCTCCTCTCTTCCCCCGCCACCTCTCAGGGCCCCCCTCTCCACCGCCCCCTCTCCGCGGCCGCCGCGCCCGGCGTTTCCCCAAACCCTAGCTTGGTCGTCGACGACTACCTCGTCTCCACCTGCGGCCTCACCCGACCCCAGGCACTCAAGGCCTCCGCCAAGCTCTCCCACCTCAAGTCCCCGTCCAAGCCCGACGTCGTCCTCGCCTTCCTCGCCGGCCTCGGCCTCTGCGGCGCCGAcgtcgccgccctcgtcgccAAGGACCCGCTGTTCCTCTGCGCCAAAGTAGAGAAAACTCTAGCCCCCGTCGTCGTTGGGCTCACCGGCCTCGGCCTCTCGCGTACTGAGATCGTGCGCCTCGTCGCGCTCTCCTTCGCCCACTTCTGTTCTAGGTCCATTGTTTCCAAGTTGCGGTACTACCTGCTCCTATTCGGCTCCTCGGAGAACCTCTTCCGGGTGCTCAAGCAAGGCTACCTCGCCGGCGCTGACATCGAGGGGATGGTCAAACCCAACGTCGCGCTCCTACGGCAATGCGGGCTAGATGATTGCAATATCACCAAGTTGTCCCTCCGTGCGCGGGGTGTCCTGAGCAATAAGCCAGAACGCGTCCGGGCGATGGTGGCATGCGCCGAAGGCCTTGGCATGCCTCGTGGCTCGGGGATGTTCAGGCACACGTTGGATGCTGTCAGATTCCTCAGCAAGGAGAAGATCGCCGCCAAAgtggcctacttgaataagatgTTCAGGTGGTCAGACGCTGAGGTGAGCATTGTTGTGCGTAACGCTCTGTGTCTGCTGAGGAAGTCAAAGGAATTACTGCAGCGCAGGTCTGATTTCCTCATCTCTGAGGTGGGGTTGGAACCTACCTACATTGCTCAACGGTCAGTAATTATCAATTACAAGCTGGAGGGCTGGATCAAACCCAGGTACTACGTTGTAAAGTTTCTCATGGAAAATGGATTGCTCAAGTGCAACCCAGGCTACTGCTATACCGCTTTCAAGGTGAGAGAGAAGGTATTCATGGAGAAGTTCATTTCCCCTCACACGGAAGTTGCGCCGCACCTCGCCGAAGACTATGCAACAGCTTGTGAAGGGGTAGTGCCGGCTAGATTCAGATTTACATGA